Part of the Pseudomonas sp. ADAK13 genome is shown below.
GTGCATACGCCTTCATTCGCCAGGAAGCAAAACGCCTTGGCCAGGTCCAGGCAGCTCATCTGCAACGCGCAGTAGTTGAAGTAGCTGTGCAGCACCGCGTCCACATCGTTGTGGAAGTTGCCGAACGACTTCATCAGGTACGCCATGGCCGCATTGCGCGCGCCGTGCTGGGCTTCGGATTCGGCCACGACACTGTTGACCAGGATCTGTGGGTTGCCCGACAGCCGCCGCACGAAGTCGCGCATGGACAGGATCGGCACGGCAAAGCGCGACTGGTTGATGTCGCAGATCACCAGCGCACCGGCGTTGATAAACGGGTTGCGTGGCCGCCCACGCTCAAACTCCAACTGCACCATGGAGTTGAACGGCTGTCCCGAGGGTTCGTGACCCAGGCGTTCCCAGATGCTTTCGCCGCCATGGTCGATGGCCTGCACCAGGCTGAATACCTTGGAGATGCTCTGTACGGAGAACAACGTGTGAGCATCGCCCGCACAGTAGGACGAGCCGTCATTACCGTACACGGCAATGCCCAGTTGCTGCGCCGGCACATCGGCGAGTGCGGGGATGTAGTCGGCGACTTTGCCGAGGCCGATCAGTGGACGGACTTCGTCGAGGATCGACTCCAACAGGGCCTGCATGTTTTGTTCGGGCATGGTTTGGAAAATAGTGATTGGCGGGCGCGGAGGATACCTGAAACGCCAGGGCCAGGCTGGATGTTGGTGCAACGATGGACGCTGCGCAGGCCGTGCGATATCTTCTGGCCGCCGCCGGTTCAGGCGAAAAAAAGAAGGAGTGGAACGTTGAAGATGCAGGACGCCCTGAGAGGAAGAAGCTTTGCCGTGCTGCTCGGCATTGCTTTTATTGCCTTAGACCAGTTGATCAAACTGCTGGCGCTGTTTTCGCTGCAAGCCACCACGTTCCGGTTCGGCTCAAGCCCGGTCAACATGGCCCTGGAGTTGAGCTTGAACCCGGGTGCGTTCCTCAGCTTGGGCGCCAGCCTGCCAACCCAGGTCAAGCAACTGATCTTTATCGTCGGCGTGGCCGCCGTGGTGTGCTGGGCGGGTTATTGGGCCTGGACGCACTGGAACCACTCCCTGCGCAAGGCCGCCCCCCTTTTCCTGATTGCCCTGGGCGGCGCCGGGAACCTGATTGACCGGGTTTTTCGTGACGGCCATGTCGTCGATTATCTGGTGGTGAATGTCGGCCCGCTGCATACGGGTGTGTTCAATCTCGCCGATATCGCGATCACCTTGGGTGCGTTGTTGCTGATGCTTGATCTATTCAAGAGCCCAGGTAAAGCCTGAGTTCCACACCGGCCAACAATACGCTCAAACAGGCGAAGAGAATCAGTGTGGGAGCTGGCTTGCCTGCGATGCAGACACCTCGATGTATCAGTTGCACCGAGGTGATGCTATCGCAGGCAAGCCAGCTCCCACCTTTGATTTAGGCTGGCCTGGACATCGTACTCAGTCAGCCCGCCACCCGCTCCCGCCCCTTGAACGCCACCGAAAAACAAAAAAAGATCAGCAACGCAAAACCCGCAGGAAACAGCCAGATGCTGCGCCAGTCATGGCTGCCACCCGCCGCTGCGTAGTGGTCTGTCACCTGCCCTGCTACCCAGAACCCGATCAACATTCCCACGCCGTAGGTCGCCAGGGTAATCAACCCCTGGGCCGAACTCCTGAAGCGCTCCGGGGCCTTGGCGTCGGTGTAAATCTGCCCCGAGACAAAGAAGAAGTCATAGCAGATGCCATGCAGCGCGATCCCGGCAAACAGCATGAAGGCCAGTTCGCCGTTGTTGCCGTAGGCGAACAGCGCATAGCGCAGCGCCCAGGCCAGCATGCCCACCAGCAGCGCGACCTTGATGCCGAAGCGCTGGATGAACAGCGGCAACAGCAGCATGAACAGCACCTCGGACACTTGCCCGATGGCCATTTTTGCCGTGGGGTTGGTCACGCCGATTTCCGCGAGAAACGGGTTGGCGTTCTGGTAGTAGAACGCCAGGGGAATACAGATAAGGATCGAGGCGATGAAGAACACCAGGTAGCTGCGATCCTTGAGCAAACCCAGCGCATCCAGCCCCAGCAGTTGCTTGACACCACCACTGCCCGCCTCGGCTTTCAACGGAGCGGTAGGCGGCAAGGTGAAGCTGTAGAAACCCAGCACCAGTGACGCGATGGCAGACATCAGGAAGGTGTTGCGCAACGCGCCGGTGGTGATCGACTGCTGGGAATCCCAGGCGAACACAAAGCTGATCACCAACCCCGCGACGATCCAGCCCAAGGTGCCCCACACACGGATGCGGGAAAATTCCTGGGCCGGGTCGCTCATTTGCCGGAACGCCACCGAGTTCACCAGTGCCAGGGTCGGCATGTAGATGACCATGTACGCCAGCACGTAGGGATAAAAGCCGACAAAGTCCGGCGCGCGGTACAGCTGGTACAGCAGTACTGCGCCGATCAGGTGCAGCACCGCCAGGATGCGCTCGGCGTTGAAGTAGCGGTCGGCGATCAGGCCGATGATAAACGGCGCGATGATCGCCCCCCAGGACTGGGTGGAAAACGCCATGCCGATTTGCCCGCCACTGGCCCCCAGGTTGCTGGCGAGGAAGGTGCCCAGGGTGACGAACCAGCCGCCCCAGATAAAGAACTGCAGGAACATCATGACGCTCAGTCGCGCTTTCATTGTGGTCACCGGTTTATTGTTATTTTGGTAAGCGAAGCGGTGTTCAGGCGTCGGGCAGGCCCAGCAGCCGTCGGTTGGAGTGTTCGTCGGACGTCACGCCGGCAAAGTCATCGAACGCCTTGGTGGTCTTGCGGATCATGTGCTGCTGGATGAACGCCGCCCCTTCCGCCGCGCCTTGTTGCGCGTCCTTCAGGCAGCACTCCCACTCCAGCACGGCCCAGCCGCTGAAATCGTATTGGGTGAGCTTGCTGAAGATCGATTTGAAGTCGATCTGGCCATCGCCCAACGAGCGGAAACGCCCGGGGCGGTCGACCCAGCCTTGATAACCGCCATACACGCCGGAGCGTGCATCGGGGCGGAACTCGGCGTCCTTGACGTGGAACATGCGGATGCGTGCGTGGTAGCGGTCGATGAAGCCCAGGTAGTCCATTTGCTGCAACAGCAGGTGGCTGGGGTCGTAGAGGATGTTGGCCCGGGGATGGTGGTCGACGGCTTCGAGGAAGCGCTCGAAGGAGGCGCCGTCGTGCAGGTCTTCACCGGGGTGGATTTCGTAGCACAGGTCGACACCGGCGGCTTCGAAGCAATCGAGGATCGGCAGCCAGCGCTTGGCCAACTCGGCGAAGCCTTGTTCCACCAGGCCGCCGGGGCGTTGTGGCCACGGGTAGAGGTAGGGCCAGAGCAGCGCGCCGGAGAAGGTCGCGTGTGCGCTTAAGCCAAGGCGTTGGCTGGCGCGGGCGGCGAGTTTCAATTGCTCGATGGCCCACTCGGTGCGTGCCTGGGGTTGGCCCCGCAGGTGGGCCGGGGCGAAGTCGTCGAAGAGCGTGTCGAAGGCCGGATGCACGGCCACCAACTGGCCTTGCAGGTGGGTCGACAGTTCGCTGATTTCGACGCCGGCATGGGCGCAGGTCGCCTTGAGTTCATCGCAGTAGGCCTGGCTTTCTGCGGCGCGGGCCAGGTCGATGTAGCGGGTGCCAAGGGTGGGCAACTGGATTGCCTTGTAGCCCTGGGAGGCCGCCCATTGGGCGATGTTGGCCAGGGTGTCGAAAGGCGCTTCGTCCGAGATGAACTGGGCGAGAAAAATACCGGGGCCGCGCATGTGTGTGATCTCCTTCATAAGTGGCTGGCCAGGGTCGTCCACTTCGCGTCGCCGCGATGGTTGGCGATCACGGCTTCGATAAAGGCCATGCCGCGTACGCCGACTTCAATGCCGGGCACGCCGACGGCTTCAGTGCCTTGGCGAATGGCTGTGGCGAAGTCGCGGTAGAGGTTGGCCATGGCCTCCAGGTAACCCTCGGGATGCCCGGCGGGCAGGCGCATGCGTTGCAAGGCCGCGTCGCACAGCCAGGGCTGGCCGACGCCGGAACGCAGGATGCGCAGGGGTTGATCGAGGGAGCGATGGATCAGGCTGGCGGGTTCTTCCTGGCGCCATTCAAGGCCGCCCTTGTCGCCATAGAGGCGGATCTTCAGCGGGTTCTCTTCACCGGCACACACTTGGCTGGCGATCAACACACCACTCGCGCCGGAGGCCATCTTGAACAGCATCGCGGCATCGTCATCGAGTTGGCGGCCGGGTACGTGAGTGCCCAGGCTGGCGCAGAGCTGTTCGATCGGTTGGTCGGCGACGAACTCCGCGAGGGAAAAGGCGTGGGTGCCGATGTCGCCGATACATCCACCCAGCCCCGACAGCTCGGGCCGGCTCCGCCAGTCAGCCTGCTTATTGCCCTCCCCGGCCACGTCCTGGCTGAGCCAACCCTGCGGGTATTCGACGATGACTTTGCGCAGGGGGCCGATGACACCGCTGCGCACCATCTCACGTGCTTGCCACACCATCGGGTAGCCCAGGTAGGTATGTGCCAACCCGTAGCGTCCGGGACTGGTGTTGACGACGGTTGCCAACGCCTGCACCTCGGCGAGATTCAACGCGGCAGGCTTCTCGCTGAACACGTGAAAGCCAGCCTGCAACGCCAGGGTTGCGATGGGAGCATGCAGATGATTGGGGGTGACGATCACCAGCAGTTGCATGCGCTGATCGGCCGGCAGTGCCTGTTCCGCCGTCAGCATCTGCTGCCAGTCGCTGTAGCAACGGGACGCGGGCAAGCCCAGGGCGCTGCCAGTGTTCCGGTTGTTCTCGGGCTCGCGGCTGAAGGCACCGCACACCAGTTCATAACCGCCATCCAGCCCCGCCGCCTGGCGGTGGGCCTGGCCGATGAAGGCGCCCGCGCCGCCGCCAACAAAGCCCATTCTTATTTTTTGCACTGCAGCCGTCATCGCAAGTCTTCTCTTTTTGGGCTATTACGGATCATGATGTAACCGGTTACATCGTGCCGGAAATTTAGGCCCAGTTGCTCGCGGTGTCAAACCCCGACTGCGGTAAACTTGGCGGCTGCTGCTCTGATAACGAGGTTGTCTTGTCCAATATTCGCGAAGTCGCCCGCTTGGCCGGGGTCTCGGTGGCCACCGTGTCCAGGACCCTGGCCAGCCCTGAACGCGTGCTCCCCGAGACCCGCGACAAGGTCAACGCCGCCGTGGAACAGACCGGCTACCGGCCGAACCGCATGGCGGTGCAATTTCGTTCGCGGCGCACCGGTAACCTGGTGATCCTGGTACCGGCGATTGCCAACACGTTTTTCGCCCGGGTCATCAGCGGTGCACAACAGGCGGCGCAGGCATCGGGTTACCGGTTGCTGTTGTGCGACACCCGGGGCCAGGCTGAAATCGAAAAGCAGTTCGCCGAACTGGTCCACGCCCATCAGGCCGATGGGGTGATTCAGTTGCGGGCCTCTGACCCGTTCAGCGACTGCAGCGACTCACCGCCACTGGTGAACGCCTGTGAGGTGATCCAGGACGGTCGCCATCCCACCATCAGCCTCGACAACCGTGGCGCAGCCCAGGCCATGACCCAACATTTGATCGACCTCGGCCACCGCCGCATTGGCTTGATCAAAGGCCCGAAAAGCAGCCCGCTGACCCGTGACCGCGTGGCCGGTTATGAAGATGCCTTGCTCGCGGCCGGCATCCCCCGCGACCCGGCGCTTATCTGCCACGGCGACTTCACCCTGCACGCCGGTTTCGAAGGCGCAGGCAGCATGCTTGCCCTGCCCGAGCGCCCCACCGCGCTGTTCTGCGAGAACGACGAAATGGCCATCGGCGCCTTGAAGCGCATCAAGCAACAGGGCCTGCGCGTGCCCCAGGATATTTCCCTGGTGGGCTTTGATGACATCCCCTTCGCCGCCTATTGCGACCCGCCGCTGACCACCATCGCCCAGCCAGCCGAAACCTTCGGGCGCAAGGCGGTCGAGATGCTCATCGCCCTGATCGAGAAAACCCCGCTGCAGGAACGCCAGGTGGTGTTGCCGTTCGAACTCACCTTGCGTGGCAGTACGGCAGCGCCCAACACTCAATAGTGCGCCACGTCCGACACCTGGGTGTCCAGCACGTCCCGCGCCAAAGCCCAGGCTTGATCCCGGGATTCCACCACCAGCAGCGGGTAGCCCCACGCTTTGCCAAACATCACCGCAAACGGCTTGAGCGCCAGGCGCTTGGCCGAGCTGGGCTCCACCTGAATCATGCCTTTGACGAACGCGCGCAAGGCCACCTTGTTCTTCTTCATCCAGATCGAGGCTTGTTTGCGCTCTTCGTGGGAGTGCTCGTGAGCGCTTTCATCCACGGCTTTTTCGTGAAGCAAAACGAAGGGTTCCTCGCGCCGCAGCAAGGCCTCGAACGCGACAAAGGTGTCTTGCGGGGGCGTGTCGCTCGGGGCGTCGAAGACGATTTTCACCACGGGGAACATTGCACTGTCGAGTTGCATGGGAAGCTCCTTTAACGAGAATGTTTCTCATAATAGCCATGCCATCACTGGACGCCATTGCACAGAATAGCCAGAATGTTTCGCATTCCAGCCAAGACGTACCTCCGCCATGTATACCCACCGCCTCGAAACCCGTGACCCGCTGCGCCCGGCCATGGCCGATGCGATTCCCCGAGCCGTGGTAGCGGTGAGCGCCTCAAGCACTTCCGCCAGCTGGGAACACACGCCGCACCAGCACCGCAAGGGTCAGTTGATGTACACGTTGCGCGGGGTGATTCATTGCGTCATCGAAGAAGGTATCTGGATCGTGCCGCCCCAATGCGCGCTGTGGATTCCGGGTGGCCTCTCCCATGCGGCACGCGGTTCGGGACCTGCGGATGTCTACTGCCTGCTGGTAGACCCCGATGCCGCCAGTGCCCTGCCCCGGCAATGCTGCACGCTGGCCGTGTCGCCGTTGTTACACGAGTTGATCAGCAAGGCCGTGAGCTTCCCGCCGCTGTATGACACCGAGGGCGCGCAAGGCCGGTTGGTGGCCACGCTGCTGGACGAACTCGCGCTGGCCCCGGTCGAGGCGCTGCACCTGCCCATGCCCCAGGACCCAAGGTTGAGACGCCTGGCCGACAGTTTGTTGGCCAACCCCGGCGACAAGGCCACCCTCGGCGAATGGGCGGTGCGTATCGGCATGAGCGAACGCAGCATGACGCGCCTGTTGCTGGAGGAGATCGGCCTGAGTTT
Proteins encoded:
- a CDS encoding nucleoside permease, which gives rise to MKARLSVMMFLQFFIWGGWFVTLGTFLASNLGASGGQIGMAFSTQSWGAIIAPFIIGLIADRYFNAERILAVLHLIGAVLLYQLYRAPDFVGFYPYVLAYMVIYMPTLALVNSVAFRQMSDPAQEFSRIRVWGTLGWIVAGLVISFVFAWDSQQSITTGALRNTFLMSAIASLVLGFYSFTLPPTAPLKAEAGSGGVKQLLGLDALGLLKDRSYLVFFIASILICIPLAFYYQNANPFLAEIGVTNPTAKMAIGQVSEVLFMLLLPLFIQRFGIKVALLVGMLAWALRYALFAYGNNGELAFMLFAGIALHGICYDFFFVSGQIYTDAKAPERFRSSAQGLITLATYGVGMLIGFWVAGQVTDHYAAAGGSHDWRSIWLFPAGFALLIFFCFSVAFKGRERVAG
- a CDS encoding sugar phosphate isomerase/epimerase family protein, giving the protein MRGPGIFLAQFISDEAPFDTLANIAQWAASQGYKAIQLPTLGTRYIDLARAAESQAYCDELKATCAHAGVEISELSTHLQGQLVAVHPAFDTLFDDFAPAHLRGQPQARTEWAIEQLKLAARASQRLGLSAHATFSGALLWPYLYPWPQRPGGLVEQGFAELAKRWLPILDCFEAAGVDLCYEIHPGEDLHDGASFERFLEAVDHHPRANILYDPSHLLLQQMDYLGFIDRYHARIRMFHVKDAEFRPDARSGVYGGYQGWVDRPGRFRSLGDGQIDFKSIFSKLTQYDFSGWAVLEWECCLKDAQQGAAEGAAFIQQHMIRKTTKAFDDFAGVTSDEHSNRRLLGLPDA
- a CDS encoding Gfo/Idh/MocA family protein; its protein translation is MGFVGGGAGAFIGQAHRQAAGLDGGYELVCGAFSREPENNRNTGSALGLPASRCYSDWQQMLTAEQALPADQRMQLLVIVTPNHLHAPIATLALQAGFHVFSEKPAALNLAEVQALATVVNTSPGRYGLAHTYLGYPMVWQAREMVRSGVIGPLRKVIVEYPQGWLSQDVAGEGNKQADWRSRPELSGLGGCIGDIGTHAFSLAEFVADQPIEQLCASLGTHVPGRQLDDDAAMLFKMASGASGVLIASQVCAGEENPLKIRLYGDKGGLEWRQEEPASLIHRSLDQPLRILRSGVGQPWLCDAALQRMRLPAGHPEGYLEAMANLYRDFATAIRQGTEAVGVPGIEVGVRGMAFIEAVIANHRGDAKWTTLASHL
- a CDS encoding signal peptidase II; translation: MQDALRGRSFAVLLGIAFIALDQLIKLLALFSLQATTFRFGSSPVNMALELSLNPGAFLSLGASLPTQVKQLIFIVGVAAVVCWAGYWAWTHWNHSLRKAAPLFLIALGGAGNLIDRVFRDGHVVDYLVVNVGPLHTGVFNLADIAITLGALLLMLDLFKSPGKA
- the glsB gene encoding glutaminase B translates to MQALLESILDEVRPLIGLGKVADYIPALADVPAQQLGIAVYGNDGSSYCAGDAHTLFSVQSISKVFSLVQAIDHGGESIWERLGHEPSGQPFNSMVQLEFERGRPRNPFINAGALVICDINQSRFAVPILSMRDFVRRLSGNPQILVNSVVAESEAQHGARNAAMAYLMKSFGNFHNDVDAVLHSYFNYCALQMSCLDLAKAFCFLANEGVCTHSGEQILTARQTKQVNSIMATSGLYDEAGNFAYRVGLPGKSGVGGGILAVVPGQFTVCVWSPELNAAGNSLAGMKALELLSERIGWSVF
- a CDS encoding AraC family transcriptional regulator, with amino-acid sequence MYTHRLETRDPLRPAMADAIPRAVVAVSASSTSASWEHTPHQHRKGQLMYTLRGVIHCVIEEGIWIVPPQCALWIPGGLSHAARGSGPADVYCLLVDPDAASALPRQCCTLAVSPLLHELISKAVSFPPLYDTEGAQGRLVATLLDELALAPVEALHLPMPQDPRLRRLADSLLANPGDKATLGEWAVRIGMSERSMTRLLLEEIGLSFGRWRRQLHVILSLQRLAKGESVQRVALDLGYENASGFITMFRKAIGKPPARYLADRAGTSEHTTPAIALLDYYK
- a CDS encoding LacI family DNA-binding transcriptional regulator, which codes for MSNIREVARLAGVSVATVSRTLASPERVLPETRDKVNAAVEQTGYRPNRMAVQFRSRRTGNLVILVPAIANTFFARVISGAQQAAQASGYRLLLCDTRGQAEIEKQFAELVHAHQADGVIQLRASDPFSDCSDSPPLVNACEVIQDGRHPTISLDNRGAAQAMTQHLIDLGHRRIGLIKGPKSSPLTRDRVAGYEDALLAAGIPRDPALICHGDFTLHAGFEGAGSMLALPERPTALFCENDEMAIGALKRIKQQGLRVPQDISLVGFDDIPFAAYCDPPLTTIAQPAETFGRKAVEMLIALIEKTPLQERQVVLPFELTLRGSTAAPNTQ